TTTCAAAAATGAGGTTAAGAGTTTCCTCTTGTACATTCTCAGTGGAACCTCTTCTGCACAGGAGAGTAAACAattcattttaaagaataagCATGAGCAAGATTTCTAGGGAGAAATTGTTGGGGTTTGCTGGCAAAATAGATTCAAGGAAcaaaatcagcaggaaaatgtgCCTTGATGACTAGTGTGAAAATTGAtgtgggagggaaagaaaaggaaaatgtgtcagTTTAGTTTGGGAGATACTAAAATAACTATAGAAGCTGAAGTGTAGAGCCTGGAACTAGCTGAGAACAGAACTGAGAGTGAGAAgcagtggggctgtgtgggaATCTTGGAAATAGAAGGAGAGACAGTTCTGATGAGCTGGGCTCGAAAGTGTGGTTGTTGGGGGGGGGCTGTGAGGCTGACTGAGGAGACAAAGGGAGGAGTCTGGCAGGGGGAACCAGCAAAGAGCTGGCTTGTACATGAGGAAGGCTGAACAGCAGAATCGGTGAGATCTGATGGGTGTTTGGCAAGCTGCAAAACAGGATTTGCTGGGCGAGCTGCCTGGGGACGAGATGAGGAAGGCTTTTGGAGGTGAGAATTTACTGGAGATTGGGTTAAAGTTTTGCCTGAGGAGTAGAAGAAGGGACTGGGAAAGATGGGGTCACACCTGGGATGGGGGCTAAGGGAAAAGCTCTGGTGTGTATGCAAATATATGTTGAGCAGGAGTGTGGGAGTGCAGCTGAACAGTGGGTGCAAAGAGGTGGGGGTACCAGGAGAGGAAGAGTCTGGGCAGGCCATACTaatgctgggagcaggggaagcaggGACAAGCTGTGCTATGGACCATTTTCCTTCAGTGCCAGGAATGGCATCCCATGTGGCCAAGTCTCACTGTTTTGTTGCTGCCAGCAGGTAAAACTGGTGAGTTTGGGACTTGTCACTGGTGATGTTGGGTTTGTTCAGAAGATAGCAATCTGCTGCTACTATTGGTTATTCCATTAGAATGAGTATCATAAGACTGGTCAAGGGAGCTGATTCAACCCTGAAAATGATTTTTATGCATGTTGTTATGATACTTCATGGATACCTTTTTTGAGTACCTTTTCAACACCTGGTTTTTAAGGAAGCTAAATACTCCACACAACTTGACATGTTTGGTTCAAAGGATGAACATATTCTTGAGACATTCAAGGGCTGTCCAGTAGGATCCCCACTATCTATGGTAAATGAAGGAAGGCATGCAGTAAACCAGGCAAGAGTTTTTTAGAAGGAGAGCTTCTGTTCTTTGTCTGCTATGATAATCCCATGTGGTTTGAGGTACCCCCCTTTTCAAACACTCATTGACTGACCATTCTCCATTTTCTGGATACTTGAGCTGACTCCAGAAAGCAGATTTGCAGATTTTTCAAGCATTTGTATCTGCAACGGATTCCACAAGACTATTTTGAACTTAGAGAGTACTGTAGCATCAAATTCTCTGAAATGTCAGGACTTTAGTTTCAAGACTGTTCTGCCAAAAGCAAGCAGACACTTCATTTTACGCTCTCTGTGATTTAACTTATCACTTTAATCCTACTGTCTCCAAACTTCTTAATTTTTGATACTGCATGTGTCATAGTACGCTATAAAAACATGTTTCATAGAAACAGACTTTAAACATAACATTTCTGCTGAACAGCTTGCCCTGCAACacagaggagagcagaagggaaagaaagaataagCCTAGATTCATgtaggaagagagaaaaaggtaCACACACAGTTCGGCAAAAAGTGCCAGGATGTTTCAGGCAAAGAggttatttctgtaaaaaaacagACACCAAATCACTGGTGATAGGACTTGTACATGATTCCTGTAAGGGAGTCTTTGAAGGagtataaaaaagaaagagtggGGGGTAATGAGAGTAGAGGTAAGGTTTCAGataaaattagttttgaaaataaGGTTCAAACTCTAGACTAGAATGAcaggagaagctggaggagataggagcaaaaaggaaaaccacTTAAGCAGAAACGCTTTGTATTCACTGGAGTgtaaagagggaaagagaggtCATAGCTGTGATCAATTATGGTTAAGGGATACTAGGGGTGGGGACACAAGGGTATAACAAGGTGAACAGTAAACAGGAGTTTGCCTGGGGGTGGTGTGCTAAGTAACTGGGACTTTTACAAACAGTTTTGACTGTGCTGTATGGTGTGCAATGGCAGAAATAAATGAATCAAGCATGCACAGAGAGGTGAAAAGCAGGATCGGACAAAGAGGATCTAGGTCTGAGACAAGGCAAGTAGAATGGCAAGGAAAACGTTGCTATTACTGACATTAACTGAGAACAGAAACATGGGAGGGGACACTAAGACATATGCAAAGGCAGAGAGTTAGTTATACATGTGACAAAGCAGAGAGATTTTGTGAGGCCCATCTGCTATGAAACAAGCTTGGGAGGAGATCATTCATTGCCACCCTGGCCAGGGTGCATTGTTCTaaacttttcttctgtgcttccttttttctcctttttccttctttccaagTATTTTAGGCTCATCTAGATTCCATAAAAGAAAGCAGTGAAATTTGTTCTCCTGTGATTGTTTTGCAGGATTTAAATGGCAGTTGATGAGTGCACGGAATTTTGAATTAGGTGTTTAGAAAAAAAGGTCCCACAGCCCATTATCAGATGTCAGGCACCAAAAGCAGTAACAGGGCACTGCCCagtcccctggggctgcccccactgcccacagcccaggacCCCAGGTCAGTCTCTTGAGACCTCAGTCCCTGCCCAagtgatgctgcagcagagctggtatCCAGCTTCCCAGGTTCCAGCCAAGCTGGGCCCACCCATGAGCGAGGTCTTCTCACGGAACCTATCTCTTAGAAAATCAAAAGTCCGTGGCCTTTCTGGCAgttccaggaaggaaaagaaataaaattttgattaCATATTAAGGGCTGGGTTCCACTGCAAAAGTGACTGCAGTGTATATAGTCTCATTCCTTCTTAAATATCTGTGGTAGTTTATTGGATAATTAGCACACTGCTTTCTATACTCATTCCTTTGAATTTgttcttcttcatcttcactGAATTGTACTTTGTGTCTTTTTCAGTCCAGTTCTCAACCTCCCTTTTCCACGACTTACTTAGAGCAGGCTACAGAACCTTTCTATTTCCCTTGGCCCCCAGCTCTACCATTTTATCTTGGGTTTCTGCTTTGGAAGGTAAGACAAGGAGATGACATGGAATTAAGTAGAGAAGTATGGAATTAAGTAGATTAATGATGGCAACAAGGAAGGTGACCACAGAACAAGAATATTAGATTGTGCTTGCAATGGAAATTGTTGCATTGTACCCACCTCAGTGCTGTGTTCTGTAGGACACCCTTGTCAGCCTTTTCCTTAGGAGCTCCCAGCCTAGCCCATATGTTGTCTCCCCACTGAGCTTCTACCCATTCTCACCTAACACCATTCAACCCTTGCTGCAAATGAGATGATGTCAAACGCTGTCTCTTATTGGCAAAATGACCCAGATTAGACGCTTTTTCTCACTCTTGGCTGTCTCTAACTGGTGTGAGTTTCCTAACCCATTACTGATTTTCCACTTCATGGACAGGTCAGCCTGGCTGCTAAGGCTCCACTTTCTGGGATCTTTCTCCCTCCTGTCCACCCATCACAAACTGTACAGAAGCAAGGGTGCTGCAGGTTTGGTTGAACAAGGGTCTTGCTCTTGCAATTCACTCTGATAGAACAGCACATGCAGAATTGCACCCAGAGCTTGGTTTTCCTGTTCAGGCTGTTCTTGGGGGCTTTCTACCCAACATCCCCTCCTCACCTTCTATTTACCCATGCACATATCAGTATGTATGTATTTGCAGTTGTCTTTTTGAAGGGATTAACAGGGTTTAAGTACAGAATGGGGTTCAGCAACTGAGAATGTTATCtgttttcagagatttttcccTACCTtccactgagctgctgcactggTACTTTCTTTTACTTCTGGTTTCAAATGTATCAGGAACACAAATAAGTATTGTTGTAATTTCATTCTTTTAGTCTGGAAAGTTCCACTTATCAAACGGGTGTAGAGGATCACCCCACATGCTCAGCTCTGACCAAGGTATGTCTGTGAAAAACTAGCTTGAGACACACCTTTGTAAGTTTATTATCAGAAGACTTTAAATCATTATCAGCCTACTTAGTTAGTTTACTTGGAACAAATAGTATGCCAGTGTAACTGATATTGATGTGTTTTGGAACtattcatgtgtgtgtgtatatatatatatatatgtacacatgtGTTTGCACGTGTTTCTGTTCTTGGGTAATAGGTGCCACATAAAAAGACTTAACATTATTCAACATTTTCAGCTATAGTACTTCTCATTGTTTatgaaagtataaaaatattctaCAGTTAGttttttttgctaaatttcTTCAAATACTGAAGATTTTGCAATTGCAATGGTTCAGAAGCTCCAGGAGAAGGATTAGGGAATGCTATATTATGAATCATTGTTTCAGCAGTTCAAGGACAGAACAGTGTACAAGTGATACCTATGCAAGGCAATGTAACCTATTCCTTTGGTGCCTGTTTTGGAAATAAATCTGCATGGCAGGAGGAAGAACTTCAGTCTGAGTGTGGATGTATTGGGTCGTGTACTCATGTGACTATTATTAAAACATCTTTGATGGAGTATTTCCTATCTGAAAGAGTACTAGAGATTTTCTATCAGACCTGGTTTTGGTCAGGGGGAAAGGAACTTATTATAAACCAAAAGCTGGTGCTTGGATAAGTGTGACTGGTTGTGGTGTAGCTACAAATGCTCAGTAAAAGTACTGACCACTAACAGACAGAGAGGAAGGTTGCAGAAAGTCTAGTATCACAAAATGTAAAGCAAACATGAGACAAATGAACcaataaaaaacaatttaacagaaaatattccaaTAACTTCATCATATGACAATTTTTTGACACTCCTGGAAAAGTACAATACAGAGATAGAGAGCTCTTCTGAGTCAGTCTCACCTGCCATGCAGGCGATGTGCAAGTAGTTTCCAGTGTACCACGTAGAAAAGGGAGTtgaaagaaatcaaaagcaTAAAATTGTCAGAAATTTCTTGAAGTAAACAGGATGGGAAGAATATTCTATGGTCAGCAAACTTGACAACAAAAATATCAACAACAGGATACAATGTTTTTGGCTTTGTTACTTGCAGTGTGTTaatcaggaagaaaagaatCTTTAAAATGGAATCGTAGAGGGCCTTGGTGGGATTCTCAGCAGTGCAAAGAAGGCTTGaattcagtaaatatttttaattttatgaggGCTTCAGGCTTTTTTGCCATTTTGTAGAGATGACTGACATTGCTTTCTCCAGTAATCTATTCCCCACTTATTACCACTCTTGGCTTGAGCAATCGCTCTTGTTGTTATCATATAGAAAATCTGGATTATGGTATAGGACACAGATGTCACCAGACTGACTCACTATTTTTGCTTGGCTTTGGTTGATTAAGGCAATAGCACTAATGTAGTGGATTTAGAACTGCATAAAGTGTTTGACATGACAGCATGTTTTGGCTTAGGAGCTAGAAAGACATCAAAACAGCTGGACAcacactgaagaaattaaacACTAATTAACTGACAGGCCTTAAAAAATCTTCTGATAGCAATCCTTCTGAAAGACTCCTGCAAGAAAGGATTGTATGAGGATGATTCTTGCTGCCTGGCTTACTCTTTAGTAATGACTAAAAAGAGTCAGAAAATGGTTTTTGATTTAATTTGCAGAATCCAGTAAGACATGAAGATATGAAAAATACCAAGCCATACCTATGTATAGTTGATTTATAATTATGTGATCTGAAGAACAAGGGAAAAACAACAGTACAGTGTAAGGCTTTTATCTGCAAGATTTTATgcttcattattattttttttaatttaaaaaaaaatccatctccccctctgcttcccaccACGATGTACAAAATCAGTGCAGATTAATGccttatatttaatttttaggaTCTTCTTTTCTGGGAATGTGTAAGATTCAAAGAGATATTTAGATCCCCGTCTCCCTGTTTCCTGTTTTGTTACTTTTCAGTAGaagatatttctgctttttttgtctCATGAGTCTAATAATGCTGTCTTTCCATCTTGCCCAGGAGAGCCCAGTATGAACTTGTTGTGTTGATAGATTCACCATTCCTTTACTGAGGAATGCCTTGGAGTTACTTAAAATCACACTTAATTCAAGGTCGGAtgagagaaaatgcaaagagaagtaTTAACTCATTACATCTTAAACTGCAAACACAATTACATGGGAAAGCCATAATAAATATAAGGAAAAGTTCATCTGATTTATTGACACTAAGACCTCTGGACAAAGGTGCTTTCCATTTTGgactttttccctcctttttaaTTTGCATGTGACTTGTCCCTCTTTGACAAAATGGCtctcagaattttctttcctcctcttcctcaggtTTCCCTTAGGTGATTTTCATCAGTGGAAACTTTTCATTTCACAGAACTCCATACTGGGGTCTCACATCTGAAAACATCTTCTGAAGAAGGCTTTGGACTTCACCTTAAGGTAGCTTAATGTCATATTGACCTCACTAGTTGAGGGCAGTGTTAACTCTTACTGCCAGTCTGCTCTGTGAAATTTTCTGAGTCCAGAAAGATTTCACCTGTCAGCTTGGAGCTTGTTCTATCCCTTCTTATGGTCTGATTGTTCTCATGAATTTAATTAAAGATTCTTTTGCTTCCACAAATATGCATAAGTCTTAGGATTTGTCTCCTGTGTTTAACTAGCTcccaaaaagcttttttcccccaaggaaAAAAGTCTCTTCTGATTTCCTTTGGTGAGTCATTGACATGTTTCGATATGAAATATGTCTTATAGCAGACCTTACATTCTCTAGTGGTAGTGTAATTATTAAATATGCATGATACAAGTATCTAAATAGGGTAAAATTCATCTAGTTCATTTTCTGATTCCTGAGACAGGTATGATAACATTACTTCTCTGAAGTGACAGCATTTAAAGTGAATGAAGCCAAAATCTTTCTCCTAGGCATACTCTAACAAGGAGTCCATGTACAGAATTATTTAGAGTCATATTGATTATAATTGCTACACAGTGTAAAGTTGTGTCTtcaaatgcttctgaaaaagaataaaagggaaatacTCAATCTTGGCCCCCATGAGATCAATTAACAACCTGACTGACTTTAGCTGGCCTTGAAAATGGCCTCTGATGCATTAGGACTCAAGGATCACATCATTAAATGAGAATTGATGTACAGTGAAGGAAAGGTTAATGGCAGATCTTCCCATAACCTTTCCTGTAGCCTTTACAGTGATCTTAAACagccaagaaaatgaaaaaaagtataGGCTAAATGCCATTGTGTCTAAGAATGAGGCATTAATTTGAATGAGTATTGTAACATTTTATTGTAAATACAAGTAAATTTTTAACACAGAGATAGTGACCAGTGTCCCTCTCCATTCCCCAGGTAATACCTACACTAAGAGAGATTTAATTGATAGTAATGCTGTTAACTCTATGAGTCTGCAGATGTTCCAGTAAAAGTGTGTGATATCAAAATCACACATCAGCCCTGAAAGGAGGAGCCCTTGTGCTCAAGTTCAGTTTCAGCAATGTAACTGGTACTGCCTCCACTGCTGTCTCTGAACACACCAGAAACCAAAAGTGGTCCTATTGTATcttgcaaaaccaaaacaaaataagaaaaattgaaaaaaaaaaaaaaaaccatcctaAAAGAATACAGGTAATGATGTGCTTATTGCCAGCAGGCTCAGGGTGAAAACTGGAGAAGTGGGAAAGGAAGACAGTGCTGTTAGACTTTTTTGATTGTGCAGACTTTATGGAACAGAAGGAGAATGACATGTTTGCCAGTAGTTATTgttttgcaattaattttgcaAATTCCAATAAAAGCATGCTGATGCAGAACTCTACTGGGAGAAACAGAGTAAGATTGCACAGAGGATTTAGAAAGGTCTCTCTCCATGAAGTGCCAGGAGACAATGAGcacaagagagaaaatatgttGTGTTGGActgccttctttccttctgtctggGAACATGGAACAgatctttttctgttgtttacCACTTTCTGCATTTCCTATCATACTGAACCATTTTggggctctcctgctgcagcagcaatggcaACACGTGTATACTATTCCGGGTCTTTGGAGAGGGAAAATGGGAGAATTCAAGTTAGTGATGTCGTTTCTCTGCAGGAATAGGGAAGAGTTTCTCCTGCAATGATTTATTTGTCCAAAGTACAAAGCTTCAGGgcaataaatggaaataaattaatcCTAAATGTGTCCTGGTCTTTGTGGATACACCTGTTACAGGTTAAAGAGATCTTTGTGTTCCCAGATTCTTAagattataaaaaaatacaactttttaaTTCTAAATGAAGTAATTGTTCACCAACAGCTTTAAAAGACAAGGGAAGAGTATTTGCTCATAAGCACTTCATTGTtctaaaaaaaaggaggaattttggAAGACTTCAAAACTGACATATTATTTATCTATTTGGTTTAACAATATAATTGTGGTGAGTCTTCTCAATAGGAGAATTTTTACTTATTagcaaaatctatttttatagGGCTTGAAAGTCTTTCTGCTGTCCTAAATTCTGCTGTCCTAAATTCTGAAGGAGATATACATGCTATCTTTTTTATATCAATCATACAAAATCTAACCTGAATTATCTTTCCTTGTTGACAGAAAGACAGATTTCCACTTTAGACACCACgtcattttccttcctgtgagAATAACATGAACCAGAAGGTGTTAGTTTTACTTCTCCCAAATTTTGtatttggaatatttctttttgggtttttatgtAGGAGACAAAAAACCCTAACAGGTGAGTAAAGAAATTATGAAcaaaatttaatgttttatagAAAGAGAGACACCTTTTCCAAATGTGGTAGAAAGTAACTATGGAGCCCAAGATATAAACAAtactgtgaaaatatttaaggCCTAGTCATTTGTCACTATGGTAGTTATCTCAGCAATATATGAGATGAGAGCATTAAAAAAGCATGATGTTGGAACACCAAACTTGCTTAGACTAGTACTGCTAATATATTGAAAGCTTTCATTTTAGTAAGTGTTTCACTGCGGAGGATAGTTTATTGCATGTTTGCCATAGTCTAGACCAATTACAGTtgaaaagaaattgattttatCATCTTCATCAGATTTTGTATGCAGGGTGATAGAGTGCTACGATTGtaacagaaaaagagatttataCAAGCCTATTTCACTGAAATGGTTTGAATTTCTTCCTTGGTTACAGATGCTTTTTCCAATCCTACTGAAAATTGGCTGGCAATTCAAAACAGTCGGAAAAACACACTGGCTTCTGTCTGCCTGAAGAATAACCTTAATAAACCCAGAAGCAAATTGGATTCTCATGTTGCAAACCAGCTCTTTGTGGAGCACAAGCATAAATTTATCTACTGTGAGGTGCCTAAGGTAGGCTGTTCCAACTGgaagagaattatttttcttcttcaatcAGACTTGAATGCAGAAGCTTCTGAAATTGAGCATGACAACATCCACCATACTTCACTAATCAAAAGGCTGGTGTCTTACCCTCCTGCCTTACAAAAGGAATTTCTAAGCAATTACACCAAAGTGATGTTCACCAGACATCCCTTGGAACGGCTGGTTTCAGCATACAGAGACAAACTCCTGCACTCTGAACCATTCTACAGTACCACTATTGCTAATGAGATTAGGGCAatgttcaggaaaaataaaaattctcctGAAAAAGTGAGTTTCCAGGAGTTTGTCAACTTCATTATAGCAAAACCACCACATACTCTTGACATTCACTGGAAACCAATGTTTCTGCTCTGTGATCCTTGCAACATTCACTATGATATTGTGGGTAAGTATGAAACTCTTGGGTTGGACTCTGAGCATGTTCTGAAGGTCATTGGTGCTCCAAAGAGCCTGCAATACCCCAGCTTGAAGAGATATGGCTCAGAGAAACGAACTGATGGTGATATCACCTTAGAGTACCTCAGACAACTGACCTCAGAACAAATtgagaagataaaaaaattgtatgaaatggatttttttttgttcaactATACTACAAAATATGAGGATTATTTTTCCCTGAATGACTAATGTAGGTTAAACAAAGAGCAGTTTCCTTTGTTCAAAGTGGGCAGAACTTGCCATCACAGATGCTTGATAGGCGGTTTGGTGGCTGCTTCTGAGGTTATCCTGGAGTTTGTAGATATGGATTATCGTTCTAAGCACTCTTATATAAAATCCCTGCCATGATCTCTTGTTCCATGCAGACCTTTACCTATTAAAATTATTGTCTTCCTATTGATCTTTAAGCATATGTTTGTTTCATGAAAACTGTTCATAAGTGATTGATTTTGGTCCATTTGTAAAAGACATGGGAAGGATGAAGAATGTTGTATTTCACAATTAATATTTTAGAGcaccatttttatttatttttttttaattagaaaattgCAGAAGAAGCAATAAATAATCTGCTTGAGAGTTAAACCACTCTGTCTGCAAGAGCCTTGATTAAAAATGCTGTAGGAAAGGAGCAAATAACTTCAGATGCTTGAAGCTGCATTACACAGAACCTAATGCCAGCATATCTTCCTGCCTAGCAGTGCTCTGATCACAGTCCATCAGCCTCATCCCTCAAGCAGCACAGTTGTCAGCCTTACAGCTCTTAAAAATCTTCTGATGAGCAGACCTGGCATTCATGGTAACCTTACAAATTCTTTTCACCAGTTTTGGAAGCATTTTAGCAGAAGGTCTGAAAAGTGCATTGGAGTTTTTTTAGAGAAGTAGTTAGAGGTACCTTCTAAACTGTTCAAATGGGGTGGTATGTGATCTAAAATCTCAGTGAAAAGAGGATTCTTATTTATTCTCCAGAAGCACTTAACACCCAGTCAATGGACAGTGAGTGCAGTGGGGACAATGTTTGGGCTTTCCCATTTGTACTGCTGGAATCCATGAGCCCCTGGGACTTACCTGAGCATGGCACTTGGGAGGAGCTGGGTAACCTTAGATAATACATTTGTTCTATTTGTTGCTTTCTTACATTACAGGAGAATGACTGCAAATAAATTGTGGAGTTATGGTGAGGGGAACAAGGAAACATGGGAGAAGCAACTCAAACCATTACCCCCTTCTTATATTCCTAGATGACTCGGTTTGAGATCACTGAGGAATCTATAACTGCTATTATGTTAAGCATGAGATTTGTccccttttaaaataatctattGTCTAGCCATGTTCAAATATTAATTTGTGACCATATTAATTGTAACAAGTTTCAGCAACTAATTGTGACTATTTGCACCACTTCTAAGGGATGTCAGTCTCTCAGCAGCTTACTTGAAAATCCCACAAATGCACTTAGTTCCTCTCAGCTAAATCTGCAAATGCTTAAAGGCTGGCAGAGTCTTGGACCCAAAGCTGGCTCTCAGCTTCTCATCACACAGAAAAGGAcagatacaaaataaattaaccaCAGAGTTGTCACCAATCTGTACAGCatttgctgccagcagcacaggcaagagagagggaaaaggaggataTGAAAAATTGACACAATGGGGTTTAAGTTATGAAGCTTTGGAAGAGCCCTCCCAGTGCAGGAAGTGGGTTGCAGGAATTATCTGCTCCAGTGGGAAGGTGCAGTGATATACAACATCAGTTGGACACAGTGATCAGGCCACAGTGACAGGAGAAGGCCCAGAAGGAAATGCTTTCTATCCCCCTTGACAGCAGACTGTACACAAGCCAGGACTAGCATTCAGTACATCTGGCAGGTCTTGCCAGGCTATTTCCTAAATGGGGCAGCTTTGGCACAAGGAAAGATTCAAAGTGAGAAGACCAAGCAAGAACAGCAAAacaatttggggaaaaaaatggttatGATTTTATGCAGAATGATTCATATTTCTGGATCTTACCCTTACCATCACCATATTTGGTGTCCCCATAAACCTACTATCCCCTGATACTGGATTGTTTATGCTGCCCTGGCAACTCTGTAGTTTGtgtaggtttttctttttttttacttgttcaTTTTCGTTAGTCAGAGGAAGCTGGAAATTACTCCCATCAAAGTTAAGGCTATGCAGAAGGATGCAGTCTCTCTTTCCTGAATCAGAGCTACATGCTTCAGATcatgcagagggagaggggaataAGATTTGCTTCATAACTCACTTCTACATGAGAGATCTCTCCAGAGCTATATCTGAAGCTGTAAGAATATCTAAAAATTCATGAGTACTCTGGCACTGTCATCCAGCCTAGGAAAGCTCTGAAGAAATTATACTGACAGAGTTTTATAGATGTCTTTGCTATCAACACTGTGTTAACACCCCCCTCCAGTTTCTTGCTGTTAGATGTGAGTGGCTTTCTATTCTTATTTCCTCTTTCACAGGTTCACATATTGTTCCTACAGTGGTTGCAGAAAAATGATGGCTAATTCATTCATCACAAGCATTAGTCAGTAGCAGAAGGGTATctattaaagcagaaaaatctctgTAGCTATTCACAGCAGCCTTTGAGTTTTGCCACTTGCCTACGGGGAACTGTAAGTAGCACGTTGCCTCAGCTCACTGGCAGCTGTAATGCTGTTTAGCTGGTGTGagtctgaacaaaaaaaaaagctgcagaggaCATATGTGTGCACATGTGCCCACATAACAACAGGTGTACTGTCTTTCCTGCAAATGCACGCTCCAGAATAAGGCTCTAAGCTGAGCTAGGCTCCCTCCTGACTTTTGCCCAGAGAATAACCCTCAGTGGAGCTTCTTTCCTTTGGTTGCTAACCCTTGGTGATGTGTTTCTGGGAGGAAAATGGGTTCTTGTAGTTGGGAGCAAAGGTGGAGGCAGTGTGGCGAGGCTCCAGCCTTGGGGAGGATTTGAATGGGGAGGGAATGCTATAATTCATCTTCTGATTTCTGGTTATATGCCTGCAATATAATCATTGCAATGTTCATTTCTGATTACCTTAATAAACTGTAGAAAGTTAACACATTTTTGTTCATCCTTCTCAATAACATCCGTTTGAAAAACAATCCTACCTCAAAGTTGTCCtatcaaatcaaaacaaaggcTGCACACTATTAGGCAACAATCAATACAAAGCTTCCTGCCTCTGCTTTGCTACATTATTATGTCTGACtcacagaaattttaaagaattgaATGAATTTGCAAATACTAATGCATGCTCTAGTTTGGACAAAAAGTGCAAATAagtagaaaaaaaggaagagaaagaaaaaatcctgcaaaGTCAAGCTAGCATCTTTCCCACAAATCTATCTATCAGCAGTGAGAAAATAAGAGGCTTTTCCCACTCTCATAGAAATCCTCACACATGCTTTTAGGATAGGTGTTCACAAACCTGACATTGCAC
This sequence is a window from Serinus canaria isolate serCan28SL12 chromosome 5, serCan2020, whole genome shotgun sequence. Protein-coding genes within it:
- the LOC103826659 gene encoding carbohydrate sulfotransferase 9-like, whose protein sequence is MNQKVLVLLLPNFVFGIFLFGFLCRRQKTLTDAFSNPTENWLAIQNSRKNTLASVCLKNNLNKPRSKLDSHVANQLFVEHKHKFIYCEVPKVGCSNWKRIIFLLQSDLNAEASEIEHDNIHHTSLIKRLVSYPPALQKEFLSNYTKVMFTRHPLERLVSAYRDKLLHSEPFYSTTIANEIRAMFRKNKNSPEKVSFQEFVNFIIAKPPHTLDIHWKPMFLLCDPCNIHYDIVGKYETLGLDSEHVLKVIGAPKSLQYPSLKRYGSEKRTDGDITLEYLRQLTSEQIEKIKKLYEMDFFLFNYTTKYEDYFSLND